A window from Embleya scabrispora encodes these proteins:
- a CDS encoding TetR family transcriptional regulator has protein sequence MGGGVVGLREMKRARLVGAISDAAIGLFVARGFDAVSVAEVAAAVEVSKPTLFRYFPTKEDLVLHRFADHQDEAGRVVAGRPEGVSPLTALRRHFVAGLERFDPVTGLSDAPEVLAFHRLLYGTPSLVARLLAYTDRAEHALADALGGPDPLEALLAAGQIVTVQRILARENWRRIAEGERAAVLLPEARAAAEGAFDRLAGGLGRLVNVTE, from the coding sequence ATGGGTGGTGGTGTCGTGGGGCTTCGGGAGATGAAGCGGGCTCGGCTGGTGGGGGCGATTTCGGATGCCGCCATCGGGCTGTTCGTGGCTCGGGGATTCGACGCGGTGTCGGTGGCCGAGGTCGCGGCCGCGGTGGAGGTGTCCAAGCCGACGCTCTTTCGGTATTTCCCGACCAAGGAAGACCTTGTGCTGCATCGGTTCGCCGATCATCAGGACGAGGCCGGGCGGGTGGTGGCGGGGCGTCCGGAGGGCGTTTCCCCGCTGACCGCGCTGCGCCGACACTTCGTCGCCGGGCTGGAGCGGTTCGATCCGGTGACCGGGCTCAGTGACGCGCCGGAGGTGTTGGCGTTTCATCGGCTGTTGTACGGGACGCCGAGTCTGGTGGCCCGGCTGCTCGCGTACACCGATCGGGCCGAACACGCGCTGGCCGACGCGCTGGGCGGGCCGGATCCGCTCGAGGCGCTGTTGGCGGCCGGGCAGATCGTCACCGTCCAGCGCATCCTGGCACGGGAGAACTGGCGCCGAATCGCCGAGGGGGAGCGGGCGGCGGTGTTGCTCCCGGAGGCCCGTGCGGCGGCCGAGGGGGCGTTCGATCGGCTGGCCGGGGGGCTGGGCCGGCTCGTGAATGTTACCGAGTAA
- a CDS encoding SAM-dependent methyltransferase produces the protein MTDDAQVTDVPSADGADRSDDGWRPVGIDISTPSIARVYDAVLGGKDNYPVDRAIAEASLAIVAEIGDVARYNRAILGRAVRFMAEQGIRQFLDLGSGLPTVQNTHQVAQAHSPEARVVYVDKDPIVLAHGRALLAENEYTTVVTADLREPADILNHPDVRALIDFDQPVGLMLVGVVHHLNDDEGPERIVEEYKAALPAGSFLFLTHFCASSPDALALEKALLTDLGSGRFRTLEEIAAYFDGFESIDPGVVFLPQWRPEEPVQEPLTVGQRLMAGGIARKPTS, from the coding sequence ATGACAGACGACGCGCAGGTGACCGACGTGCCCTCGGCCGACGGTGCGGACAGGTCCGACGACGGCTGGCGGCCGGTCGGCATCGACATCTCGACGCCCAGCATCGCCCGGGTCTACGACGCGGTGCTCGGCGGCAAGGACAACTATCCGGTCGACCGCGCGATAGCCGAGGCGTCGTTGGCGATCGTCGCGGAGATCGGCGACGTCGCCCGATACAACCGGGCGATACTCGGGCGCGCGGTGCGGTTCATGGCCGAACAGGGCATCCGCCAGTTCCTCGACCTCGGGTCCGGCCTGCCGACCGTGCAGAACACCCACCAGGTGGCCCAGGCGCACTCGCCCGAGGCCCGTGTGGTCTACGTGGACAAGGACCCGATCGTGCTGGCGCACGGCCGGGCCCTGCTCGCCGAGAACGAGTACACCACGGTGGTCACCGCCGACCTGCGCGAGCCGGCCGACATCCTGAACCACCCGGACGTGCGCGCGCTGATCGACTTCGACCAGCCGGTCGGCCTGATGCTGGTCGGCGTGGTGCACCACCTCAACGACGACGAGGGCCCGGAGCGCATCGTCGAGGAGTACAAGGCGGCGCTCCCGGCCGGCAGCTTCCTGTTCCTCACCCACTTCTGCGCCTCCAGCCCGGATGCGCTGGCTCTGGAGAAGGCGCTGCTCACCGACCTCGGTTCGGGCCGGTTCCGCACCCTGGAGGAGATCGCCGCCTACTTCGACGGCTTCGAGTCGATCGATCCGGGTGTGGTCTTCCTGCCGCAGTGGCGTCCCGAGGAGCCGGTCCAGGAGCCGCTGACGGTCGGTCAGCGACTGATGGCCGGCGGCATCGCCCGCAAGCCGACGTCCTGA
- a CDS encoding type B 50S ribosomal protein L31 translates to MKQDKHPAYGPVVFRDRSAGYAFLTKSTAVSEQTIEWDDGNTYPVIDVEISSESHPFYTGNARPVDPEGEIAKFERRYGDRSAGGDGGSGTG, encoded by the coding sequence ATGAAGCAGGACAAGCACCCCGCCTACGGCCCGGTGGTCTTCCGGGACCGCTCGGCCGGATACGCCTTCCTGACCAAGTCCACCGCGGTCAGCGAGCAGACCATCGAGTGGGATGACGGGAACACCTATCCGGTCATCGACGTGGAGATCTCCTCGGAGAGCCATCCCTTCTACACCGGCAACGCCCGCCCGGTGGACCCCGAGGGCGAGATCGCCAAGTTCGAGCGCCGGTACGGCGATCGCTCCGCCGGTGGCGACGGCGGGAGCGGTACCGGGTGA
- a CDS encoding DUF1203 domain-containing protein, with protein sequence MTTTTDPAPTFVVQPIPADFLADVRATGLDVSGNPIENHVAKSGHPLRCCLREAEPGEALILFGYEPPLPTSPYREIGAVFAHAAPCAGPADTGYPAQWRSRPQVFRAYDEHGRIHPATRVYEGDAPEPVLAEMFADPEVVLIHSRNIGYGCYMFGVTRTNA encoded by the coding sequence ATGACCACCACCACGGACCCCGCGCCGACCTTCGTCGTCCAGCCGATTCCCGCCGACTTCCTCGCCGACGTGCGCGCCACCGGGCTCGACGTCTCGGGCAATCCGATCGAGAACCACGTCGCGAAGAGCGGGCATCCGCTGCGCTGTTGCCTGCGCGAGGCCGAGCCGGGCGAGGCGTTGATCCTGTTCGGCTACGAGCCTCCGCTGCCGACGAGCCCGTACCGCGAGATCGGCGCCGTCTTCGCGCACGCCGCACCCTGTGCCGGCCCGGCCGACACCGGCTATCCGGCCCAATGGCGCTCGCGCCCCCAGGTCTTCCGCGCCTACGACGAGCACGGCCGGATCCACCCCGCCACGCGCGTGTACGAGGGCGACGCGCCGGAACCGGTCCTGGCCGAGATGTTCGCCGACCCCGAGGTGGTCCTGATCCACAGCCGCAACATCGGCTACGGCTGCTACATGTTCGGCGTGACCCGCACGAACGCCTGA
- a CDS encoding MMPL family transporter: MTTQTSMTEPAGAGTPPPQPPSPFRRYASFVSGRRSKWVVLVFWLLLIGVGGSLAAKLGSVQNNEQQTWLPADSQSTHAIDVANRYFTAKDVMTAVVVYTRDEGLSGTDLARVGEDRRQLLERRIAAADIAPAVVSQDHRAAYLTVPLRTDKSDNAVLGDAVKSVRKLTEDHAVAGLDVRIAGQAGNIADFIDVYSGMDAALLATTLAIVALLLLITYRSPVLWLIPLISVALAGQVASGVVYLLAEYAGLTVNGQSSYVLVVLVLGVGTDYALLLIARYREELRRHEDRHEAMALAVTRSMPAIAASAATVGVATLCLVFGSMNSTRGLGPVVAIGVLIVFCAMTSLLPAFLVILGRWVFWPLIPRHTGDYADDGAGGHAAASAAREHGTWNRIARGVGRRPRPVWIGSVVVLAALACGSFTLSSGQTQGEQFTRKVDSVIGQERLAEHFAAGSSAPADVYVRDAGAAAALRALPGVPGVDSATQVASSGGWTHIAAVLRDSPDTHAARQTIERIRHTMRHSSPETRSALVAGQTAVTLDTSDAQGEEERLLIPLILVVVLGMLIVLLRSVVAPIVLLLSVVLSFGSAVGAAGLLYHALGYPRIDRGLLLFGFLFLVALGVDYTIFLMTRAKEEVRERGHREGILTGLAVTGGVITSAGLVLAATFAALTVIPTVNALQQGVLVAVGVLLDTLLVRSLLLPALALEIGPRFWRPARPRD; the protein is encoded by the coding sequence ATGACCACGCAGACCTCCATGACCGAACCGGCCGGCGCCGGCACGCCGCCACCGCAACCACCGTCCCCGTTTCGGCGCTACGCCTCGTTCGTCTCCGGGCGGCGCTCGAAGTGGGTGGTGCTGGTGTTCTGGCTGCTGCTGATCGGCGTCGGCGGCTCCTTGGCCGCCAAGCTCGGTTCGGTCCAGAACAACGAGCAGCAGACGTGGCTGCCGGCCGATTCCCAGTCCACCCACGCGATCGACGTCGCGAACAGGTACTTCACCGCCAAGGACGTCATGACGGCGGTCGTCGTCTACACCCGCGACGAGGGCCTGAGCGGCACCGACCTGGCCCGGGTCGGCGAGGACCGGCGGCAACTGCTGGAGCGGCGGATCGCCGCCGCCGACATCGCCCCGGCCGTCGTGTCGCAGGACCACCGCGCCGCGTACCTGACGGTGCCGCTGAGGACCGACAAGAGCGACAACGCGGTGCTCGGCGACGCCGTGAAAAGTGTCCGCAAGCTCACCGAGGACCACGCCGTCGCCGGACTCGACGTGCGCATCGCCGGTCAGGCGGGCAACATCGCCGACTTCATCGACGTCTACTCCGGGATGGACGCCGCGCTCCTGGCCACCACGCTGGCGATCGTGGCGCTGCTGCTGCTGATCACGTACCGCAGTCCGGTGTTGTGGCTGATCCCGCTGATCTCGGTGGCACTGGCCGGCCAGGTCGCGTCCGGCGTGGTCTACCTGCTGGCCGAGTACGCCGGTCTGACCGTCAACGGGCAGAGTTCGTACGTCCTGGTGGTCCTGGTCCTGGGTGTCGGCACCGACTACGCCCTGCTGCTGATCGCGCGCTATCGCGAGGAGTTGCGTCGGCACGAGGACCGGCACGAGGCGATGGCGCTGGCGGTGACCCGTTCGATGCCGGCGATCGCCGCGTCCGCCGCCACGGTCGGCGTCGCCACGTTGTGTCTGGTGTTCGGCAGCATGAACTCCACCCGCGGCCTGGGGCCGGTGGTGGCGATCGGCGTGCTGATCGTGTTCTGCGCGATGACCTCGCTGCTGCCCGCGTTCCTGGTCATTCTGGGCCGGTGGGTGTTCTGGCCGCTGATCCCGCGTCACACGGGCGACTACGCGGATGACGGCGCGGGCGGCCACGCGGCCGCGAGCGCGGCGCGCGAGCACGGCACCTGGAACCGGATCGCGCGCGGCGTCGGCCGGCGGCCCCGGCCGGTCTGGATCGGCAGCGTCGTGGTCCTCGCGGCGCTCGCGTGCGGCTCGTTCACCCTGAGCAGCGGGCAGACCCAGGGCGAGCAGTTCACCAGGAAGGTCGACTCGGTGATCGGGCAGGAGCGACTCGCCGAACACTTCGCGGCCGGCTCCTCGGCACCCGCCGACGTGTACGTGCGCGACGCCGGCGCCGCCGCGGCGTTGCGCGCGTTGCCCGGCGTGCCGGGGGTGGACTCGGCCACGCAGGTGGCGAGTTCGGGCGGCTGGACGCACATCGCCGCGGTGTTGCGGGACAGTCCCGACACGCACGCCGCCCGACAGACCATCGAGCGCATCCGGCACACGATGCGCCACTCGTCGCCCGAGACCCGGTCCGCCCTGGTCGCCGGTCAGACCGCGGTCACGCTCGACACCTCCGACGCGCAGGGCGAGGAGGAGAGGCTGCTGATCCCGCTGATCCTGGTGGTCGTCCTGGGAATGCTGATCGTACTGCTGCGCTCGGTGGTCGCGCCGATCGTGTTGCTGCTGTCCGTGGTGTTGTCGTTCGGGTCGGCGGTGGGCGCGGCCGGGCTGCTCTACCACGCGCTGGGATATCCGCGGATCGACCGGGGATTGCTGCTGTTCGGCTTCCTGTTTTTGGTGGCACTCGGCGTGGACTACACGATCTTCCTGATGACCCGTGCCAAGGAGGAGGTCCGCGAACGCGGGCACCGCGAGGGCATCCTGACCGGACTGGCCGTC
- a CDS encoding Gfo/Idh/MocA family protein, with the protein MTMVEQVAVGLVGAGPWASSVHAPVFADGPETRLAAVWARRPEAAETLAQAHGAAACVEFDELLDRCEAVVFAIAPEAQPALAERAARAGKAVLLEKPIAADLDTARRLADVIGEAGVGSMVTLSARYAPRVREFLAHLESVETPWRGGRLACVTGAFLDGPFAASPWRQARGAILDVGPHAFDLMSVALGEIVDVRAESPGAGWSALQLRHAGGAVSQLVLCCTASGGHRYDLEVFGSAEAVALDLGEAIGASAFAVLRAEFAALVRDGGEHVCDVRRGLYLQEIIARAEEQLAAAR; encoded by the coding sequence ATGACGATGGTCGAGCAGGTCGCGGTGGGACTGGTCGGGGCCGGGCCGTGGGCGAGTTCGGTGCACGCGCCGGTGTTCGCGGACGGTCCGGAGACCCGGCTCGCCGCGGTGTGGGCACGCCGGCCCGAGGCGGCCGAGACGCTGGCCCAAGCGCACGGGGCCGCGGCGTGCGTGGAGTTCGACGAGTTGTTGGACCGGTGCGAGGCGGTGGTCTTCGCGATCGCCCCCGAGGCGCAGCCCGCGTTGGCCGAGCGGGCGGCGCGGGCGGGCAAGGCGGTGCTCCTGGAGAAGCCGATCGCGGCCGACCTCGACACCGCACGCCGACTGGCCGACGTGATCGGCGAGGCGGGGGTCGGCTCGATGGTCACGCTGAGCGCCCGCTACGCGCCGCGCGTCCGGGAGTTCCTGGCCCACCTGGAGAGCGTCGAGACCCCCTGGCGGGGCGGCCGCCTCGCGTGTGTCACGGGCGCGTTCCTCGACGGCCCGTTCGCGGCCTCGCCGTGGCGGCAGGCCCGCGGGGCGATTCTCGACGTCGGTCCGCACGCCTTCGACCTGATGAGCGTGGCGCTCGGCGAGATCGTGGACGTACGCGCCGAGTCGCCCGGTGCCGGCTGGTCCGCACTGCAACTGCGGCACGCCGGCGGCGCGGTGTCCCAGCTGGTGCTGTGTTGCACCGCGAGCGGCGGCCACCGGTACGACCTGGAGGTGTTCGGCTCGGCCGAGGCCGTCGCGCTCGACCTGGGCGAGGCGATCGGGGCATCCGCCTTCGCGGTGCTGCGGGCCGAGTTCGCGGCGCTGGTTCGCGACGGCGGCGAACACGTGTGCGATGTACGTCGCGGGCTGTATCTCCAGGAGATCATCGCCCGCGCCGAGGAACAACTCGCCGCGGCACGCTGA
- a CDS encoding HDIG domain-containing metalloprotein, translating to MAQLPTVAEITALHQAYAPTRAVFEKVHTHCGIVWRVAEQLLAGPAGAGVDHDLVRAGCLLHDIGVYRLYDETGRLDGANYVRHGLLGAEILRKEGLPEVLHRFCSCHTGVGVTRADVVNQQLPIPVDDYVAESVEERLVMYADKFHSKSNPPRFLRPDTFAAKIRRFGDDKVVTFEALTDEFGTPELDTLAAEFGHRVD from the coding sequence ATGGCACAACTTCCGACGGTCGCCGAGATCACCGCGTTGCACCAGGCGTACGCACCCACCCGAGCGGTTTTCGAGAAGGTGCACACCCACTGCGGAATCGTCTGGCGCGTCGCGGAGCAGCTCCTGGCCGGCCCCGCCGGCGCGGGCGTGGACCACGACCTGGTGCGGGCCGGGTGCCTGTTGCACGACATCGGCGTGTACCGGCTCTACGACGAGACCGGTCGGCTCGACGGTGCCAACTACGTACGGCACGGCCTGCTCGGCGCGGAGATCCTGCGCAAGGAGGGCCTGCCCGAGGTGCTGCACCGGTTCTGCTCCTGTCACACCGGCGTCGGCGTGACCCGGGCCGACGTGGTGAACCAGCAGCTGCCGATCCCGGTCGACGACTACGTCGCGGAGTCGGTCGAGGAGCGCCTGGTGATGTACGCGGACAAGTTCCACAGCAAGTCGAACCCGCCCCGCTTCCTGCGCCCGGACACGTTCGCCGCCAAGATCCGCCGCTTCGGCGACGACAAGGTGGTCACGTTCGAGGCCCTGACGGACGAGTTCGGCACCCCCGAACTCGACACGCTCGCCGCCGAGTTCGGCCACCGCGTCGACTGA
- a CDS encoding HelD family protein codes for MTSLDAELVSERSHHETCRAVLAAMVEGAAEHVVTGEDVSASGADAEALGYTLRSRAREMAELPETPLFFGRLDFAETGAAGEHRGGRYHIGRRRIGIDPTVPPLVVDWRAPISRAFYRASARDPQGVAVRRRFGWAPRSAGAAEDLTSFEDEHLDAGPDPDDRDPASAPGAILAGELNRPRVGPMRDIVATIQPEQDDLVRRALSASLCVQGAPGTGKTAVGLHRAAYLLYTHPRRIQRGGLLIVGPNRAFLHYIAEVLPALGETGIRQATIDDEVGRHAIRARDEPAAEVVKHDARMATVLRRALYARITAPTEPVVIPDGSYRRRIPLDELARIVDRVRAEDAPYEVGRERVRARAVRMLQLQAERNSGPPTGEWLRRMGRARGLVAFVDGSWPKAGPEQVLAELLADPDALAQAADGVLTPAEQRAIHWHRPPRSPRSARWSAADLVLLDEIAGLIERPGTYGHVVVDEAQDLSPMQCRALARRIGSGSVTVLGDLAQGTTPWAARTWPDLLAHLGRPDAEVAPLTVGFRVPAVIVDLANRLLAALDVDVPAARSLRRDGELTIREVADPEPATVAAVRAALAREGSIGVIAADTGTESLRAALTAAGIATTTADAPDPTGVVRVTVLPATLAKGLEYDHVVVVEPAAIVAAEARGAGRLYVVLTRAVSRLDIVHAQPLPRVLRAALE; via the coding sequence ATGACGTCCCTCGATGCCGAACTCGTCAGCGAGCGCTCCCACCACGAGACCTGCCGCGCCGTGCTGGCCGCGATGGTCGAGGGCGCGGCCGAACACGTCGTCACCGGCGAGGACGTCTCGGCGTCCGGCGCCGACGCCGAGGCGCTGGGTTACACCTTGCGCAGCCGGGCCCGGGAGATGGCCGAACTCCCGGAGACGCCACTGTTCTTCGGTCGACTCGACTTCGCCGAGACCGGCGCGGCCGGCGAGCACCGGGGCGGCCGGTATCACATCGGTCGGCGCCGAATCGGCATCGATCCGACCGTCCCGCCCCTGGTCGTCGACTGGCGCGCGCCGATCTCCCGGGCCTTCTACCGCGCGAGTGCCCGCGACCCCCAGGGCGTCGCGGTCCGGCGCCGCTTCGGCTGGGCGCCGCGCAGCGCCGGCGCTGCCGAGGACCTGACCAGCTTCGAGGACGAACACCTGGATGCCGGCCCCGACCCGGACGACCGCGATCCCGCGAGTGCCCCCGGGGCGATCCTGGCCGGTGAGCTCAACCGCCCCCGCGTCGGGCCGATGCGCGACATCGTCGCCACCATCCAGCCCGAACAGGACGACCTGGTCCGCCGGGCCCTGAGCGCGTCCCTCTGCGTCCAGGGCGCACCCGGCACCGGCAAGACCGCCGTCGGCCTGCACCGTGCGGCCTACCTCCTGTACACCCACCCCCGGCGCATCCAACGCGGCGGCCTGCTGATCGTCGGACCCAACCGGGCCTTCCTGCACTACATCGCCGAGGTGCTGCCCGCTCTCGGCGAGACCGGGATCCGCCAGGCCACGATCGACGACGAGGTCGGCCGGCATGCGATCCGGGCCCGGGACGAACCGGCCGCCGAGGTGGTCAAGCACGACGCGCGCATGGCGACGGTGCTGCGCCGCGCGCTGTACGCCCGGATCACCGCGCCGACCGAGCCGGTGGTCATCCCGGACGGCTCCTACCGACGCCGTATCCCGCTGGACGAACTGGCCCGCATCGTCGACCGGGTGCGTGCCGAGGACGCCCCCTACGAGGTCGGCCGGGAGCGGGTCCGGGCCCGCGCGGTGCGGATGCTGCAACTCCAGGCCGAGCGCAACTCCGGGCCGCCGACGGGAGAATGGCTGCGCCGAATGGGCCGGGCCAGGGGGCTCGTCGCCTTCGTCGACGGTTCCTGGCCCAAGGCCGGGCCCGAACAGGTGCTGGCCGAACTGCTGGCCGACCCGGACGCCTTGGCGCAGGCCGCCGACGGCGTGCTGACCCCCGCCGAGCAGCGCGCCATCCACTGGCACAGGCCGCCCCGCTCGCCCAGGAGCGCCCGCTGGTCGGCCGCCGACCTGGTGCTGCTCGACGAGATCGCCGGACTGATCGAGCGGCCCGGTACCTACGGCCACGTCGTCGTCGACGAGGCCCAGGACCTGTCCCCGATGCAGTGCCGCGCCCTCGCCCGGCGAATCGGCTCCGGCTCGGTGACCGTGCTCGGCGACCTGGCCCAGGGCACCACCCCCTGGGCCGCGCGCACCTGGCCCGACCTGCTCGCCCACCTGGGTCGCCCCGACGCCGAGGTGGCCCCGCTGACCGTCGGCTTCCGCGTCCCGGCGGTGATCGTGGACCTGGCCAACCGACTCCTGGCCGCCTTGGACGTGGACGTGCCGGCGGCCCGATCGTTGCGCCGGGACGGTGAGTTGACCATCCGCGAGGTCGCCGACCCGGAGCCCGCCACGGTCGCGGCCGTACGCGCCGCACTCGCCCGCGAGGGCTCGATCGGGGTGATCGCCGCCGACACCGGAACCGAGTCGCTGCGCGCGGCCCTGACCGCCGCCGGCATCGCCACGACCACCGCCGACGCACCGGACCCGACCGGCGTCGTCCGGGTGACGGTGTTGCCCGCGACGCTGGCCAAGGGCCTGGAGTACGACCACGTCGTGGTGGTCGAGCCGGCCGCGATCGTGGCCGCCGAGGCACGCGGCGCGGGCCGCCTGTACGTCGTGCTGACCCGGGCGGTGTCCCGACTGGACATCGTGCACGCCCAACCGCTGCCCCGGGTGCTGCGGGCCGCCCTGGAGTGA
- a CDS encoding maleylpyruvate isomerase family mycothiol-dependent enzyme, with protein sequence MDRLACFRHEVRAFEVAVRRVLGAGEAPCVPSCPEWTVTDLVGHLGAVHRLVTAVVADRLTAIPDHADASVYHLPDERDGWPVPGEGPTPGPLPVGLVDWFADGASALVAAFADTPGETAVWTWSEEQTVDFWLRMQTIEAAVHRWDAENALGPAAPIAAEVAVDAIRQNFEVMAPARREWREAAPGAGEHLRFRRTDGPEAWSVRFDGDVVHLDAPGAADVELAGTASDLMLFLWQRIPADHLTATGDRAVLDRYFTLVPPR encoded by the coding sequence ATGGATCGTCTCGCGTGTTTTCGGCATGAGGTCCGGGCCTTCGAGGTCGCCGTGCGTCGGGTTCTCGGTGCGGGGGAGGCCCCGTGCGTGCCGTCCTGTCCCGAGTGGACCGTCACCGACCTGGTCGGCCACCTCGGTGCCGTGCACCGCCTCGTGACGGCCGTGGTGGCGGACCGGCTCACCGCGATCCCGGACCACGCCGACGCGTCGGTGTACCACCTGCCCGACGAGCGCGACGGCTGGCCGGTCCCCGGCGAGGGGCCCACCCCGGGACCGCTGCCGGTCGGCCTGGTCGACTGGTTCGCCGACGGCGCGAGCGCGCTGGTCGCGGCGTTCGCGGACACCCCCGGCGAAACCGCGGTCTGGACCTGGTCCGAGGAGCAGACCGTCGACTTCTGGCTGCGCATGCAGACCATCGAGGCGGCGGTGCACCGCTGGGACGCCGAGAACGCCCTCGGGCCCGCCGCGCCGATCGCGGCCGAGGTGGCCGTCGACGCCATCCGGCAGAATTTCGAGGTGATGGCGCCGGCCCGACGGGAGTGGAGGGAGGCCGCACCGGGAGCCGGGGAACACCTGCGCTTCCGGCGTACGGACGGCCCCGAGGCGTGGTCCGTGCGCTTCGACGGGGATGTGGTGCACCTCGACGCCCCGGGCGCCGCCGACGTCGAACTGGCCGGTACCGCCTCGGACCTGATGTTGTTCCTGTGGCAGCGCATCCCGGCGGACCACCTGACCGCGACCGGCGACCGGGCCGTACTCGACCGCTACTTCACCCTCGTGCCGCCCCGGTAG
- a CDS encoding TIGR03086 family metal-binding protein, whose protein sequence is MSDIRLFDLRALRIAEGVVGQVTVDRLAAPTPCAGWDLARLLAHMTGQNHGFAAAARGVRTDVAAWADRPVGDEPGKVFAASVAEVAAAFAEDGAVEREWWLPEVRRGQSFPGRVAMGFHFVDYVVHAWDVAVSIGVTVEFDTDLLAAVLPIAEAVPGGAARTLPGAAFRPAIEDPGPPRVGLDRVLRLLGRSPDWPRE, encoded by the coding sequence ATGAGCGACATACGTTTGTTCGACCTGCGGGCACTGCGGATCGCCGAGGGGGTCGTCGGGCAGGTCACGGTCGATCGGCTCGCCGCGCCGACCCCCTGCGCGGGGTGGGATCTGGCCCGACTGCTCGCCCACATGACCGGTCAGAACCACGGCTTCGCGGCGGCGGCCCGGGGAGTGCGAACCGATGTCGCCGCCTGGGCCGACCGACCGGTGGGCGACGAGCCCGGGAAGGTGTTCGCCGCGTCGGTCGCCGAGGTCGCCGCCGCGTTCGCCGAGGACGGGGCGGTGGAGCGGGAGTGGTGGCTGCCGGAGGTCCGGCGCGGGCAGTCGTTCCCGGGCCGGGTGGCGATGGGGTTCCACTTCGTCGACTACGTCGTGCACGCCTGGGACGTCGCGGTGTCCATCGGGGTGACGGTCGAGTTCGATACCGACCTGTTGGCCGCGGTGCTGCCGATCGCCGAGGCGGTGCCCGGCGGCGCGGCCCGTACCCTCCCGGGCGCCGCCTTCCGGCCCGCGATCGAGGACCCCGGCCCCCCGCGGGTCGGCCTGGACCGGGTGCTGCGCCTGCTCGGCCGCTCACCCGACTGGCCGCGCGAGTAG
- a CDS encoding SGNH/GDSL hydrolase family protein, whose amino-acid sequence MSGATHEVPVMIAGDAIGHVGGGARTWRYRLWRHLRAHDVRLDLVGSDDPLDDIRTEVAEYRPDYLLVLLGVDELRRPAIDPGRFEADLRASIADARRANPNLRIVLGHVLPTHHAGPDPEFAARAAGYNTRIDAIAADLDTADSPIVVAGTDAEFDAGDHTADGLHPNPAGEVRIAAAFADALADRFHLGAHYPRPLPKAAGGATAPRPHRDRADFDPE is encoded by the coding sequence ATGTCGGGCGCGACGCACGAGGTGCCGGTGATGATCGCCGGCGACGCGATCGGACACGTCGGCGGCGGCGCCCGGACCTGGCGATATCGGCTCTGGCGGCATCTGCGCGCCCACGATGTGCGGCTCGACCTGGTCGGCTCCGACGACCCCCTCGACGACATCCGGACCGAGGTCGCCGAGTATCGGCCGGACTACCTGCTGGTCCTGCTCGGCGTCGACGAACTGCGCCGGCCGGCCATCGACCCGGGTCGCTTCGAGGCCGACCTGCGCGCCTCGATCGCCGACGCCCGCCGCGCCAATCCGAACCTGCGGATCGTGCTCGGCCACGTCCTGCCCACGCATCACGCGGGCCCCGACCCGGAGTTCGCCGCCCGCGCGGCCGGCTACAACACGCGCATCGACGCGATCGCCGCCGACCTGGACACCGCCGACTCGCCGATCGTGGTGGCCGGCACCGACGCCGAGTTCGACGCGGGCGACCACACCGCCGACGGCCTGCACCCCAACCCGGCGGGCGAGGTCCGTATCGCGGCGGCCTTCGCCGACGCCCTCGCCGACCGGTTCCACCTGGGCGCCCACTACCCGCGCCCCTTGCCCAAAGCGGCCGGCGGCGCCACGGCCCCGCGTCCCCACCGCGACCGGGCCGACTTCGACCCGGAGTAG